The proteins below are encoded in one region of Prosthecobacter dejongeii:
- a CDS encoding GntR family transcriptional regulator translates to MLPFSLTLQDGIPVSDQILLAVRKAMMTGQMRAGDEFPSVRTLSVELRISPTTAHKVVLQLKAAGWLASRPGIGMVVTVPEQPGVADRLAQITPQCRALLQEAAELNLSPEQVLKHLRSLISTEPKP, encoded by the coding sequence ATGCTTCCTTTTTCCCTCACCCTTCAAGATGGCATCCCGGTGTCGGACCAGATCCTTCTGGCCGTGCGCAAGGCGATGATGACGGGGCAGATGCGGGCGGGCGATGAGTTCCCCAGTGTGCGCACGCTGAGTGTGGAGCTGCGCATCAGCCCCACCACGGCCCACAAGGTGGTGCTGCAACTGAAGGCGGCGGGATGGCTGGCCTCGCGCCCAGGCATCGGCATGGTGGTGACGGTGCCGGAGCAGCCGGGCGTGGCAGATCGCCTGGCGCAGATCACCCCGCAGTGCCGGGCGCTGCTGCAGGAGGCGGCAGAGCTGAATCTTTCCCCGGAACAGGTGCTGAAGCATCTGCGCAGTCTCATTTCCACCGAACCGAAGCCATGA
- a CDS encoding ABC transporter ATP-binding protein: MIEIHELHKRFRQTEAVAGLSLSVPAGQVTAFLGPNGAGKSTTIKCLLNLHRPDQGNITVLGVDSRQLGPAQFAQLGYVSENMELPLWMTVGQFLDYCRPLYPQWDRDFERQLLRQFDLPLQTKLKDLSRGMRMKAALLSSLAYRPKLVVLDEPFSGLDPLVRDEFIRGLLELTEQEGWTVLVSSHDIEEVQRLADRIAIIHRGKLALAESRESLQARFRAVEVVLPEAVPVPATLPAGWMHAEQAGRTLRFITGGFQEEAALGAVVRQVFPGVQHPEVRAMSLREIFVSLARAYRLEARS; the protein is encoded by the coding sequence ATGATTGAGATCCACGAACTCCACAAACGTTTCCGCCAGACGGAAGCCGTCGCCGGTTTAAGCCTGAGTGTGCCTGCGGGCCAGGTGACGGCCTTTTTAGGGCCGAATGGCGCGGGTAAAAGCACCACCATCAAGTGCCTGCTGAATCTGCACCGGCCAGACCAGGGAAACATCACGGTGCTGGGCGTGGATTCGCGGCAGTTAGGCCCGGCGCAGTTCGCGCAGTTGGGCTACGTTTCGGAGAACATGGAGCTGCCGCTGTGGATGACGGTGGGGCAGTTTCTGGACTATTGCCGGCCGCTGTACCCGCAGTGGGACCGGGACTTTGAGCGGCAGCTTTTGCGCCAGTTTGACCTGCCGTTGCAGACGAAGTTGAAGGATCTTTCACGCGGCATGCGGATGAAGGCGGCGCTGCTGAGCAGCCTGGCGTATCGGCCGAAGTTGGTGGTGCTGGATGAGCCCTTCAGCGGGCTGGATCCGCTGGTGCGGGATGAGTTCATCCGGGGGCTGCTGGAGCTGACGGAGCAGGAGGGGTGGACGGTGCTGGTGTCTTCGCATGACATTGAGGAAGTGCAGCGGCTGGCGGATCGCATCGCCATCATCCATCGCGGGAAGCTGGCGCTGGCGGAGAGTCGCGAGTCCCTGCAGGCGCGGTTTCGCGCGGTGGAGGTGGTGCTGCCAGAGGCCGTGCCGGTGCCTGCCACGCTGCCGGCGGGGTGGATGCATGCGGAGCAGGCCGGGCGCACGCTGCGGTTCATCACGGGTGGGTTTCAGGAAGAGGCGGCGCTGGGGGCGGTGGTGCGGCAGGTCTTCCCTGGCGTGCAGCACCCAGAGGTGCGGGCGATGAGCCTGCGGGAGATCTTTGTTTCACTGGCACGGGCCTATCGGCTGGAGGCACGGTCATGA
- a CDS encoding ABC transporter permease, which produces MTPAPTLSFTDQVRHQLRREWQQHRLWALALVGFIALRAAYLTQPFWHAFAGYKGEPYWLQYLALFFPAILFMRVVMAEPLASTDLGTLTRPLSRWALVVGKGVFLTLAVLLPWILADAWQWRGFGHSPGTWVALLLGSAQAGLMLALLFGALASLTTSVAQLSFLLLGLVAFYVGMDIGLTELRTFIRWNQAGRTGPPFGQASAFLHSLAYLVPSLLFLAVLLVQAIGRRRWLAGALLALGVTLGLAVPQFWLGLKWLELPLPAYTGSALTITPGPAPAPVAGQAPQPLWPTLHLSGLPPRHMAMVVHFAPAGLDLNKARVNWRKNQDPYFWMDENMTQRQHDRAKILLGQYPSTQLSYTSPYFGQVRRSPLSQVLGPTLPTQPWQLRLAVYEMRKLVDLPLADFLHSPPSFLLKSGRRLEFQPLQETRSSYLLPWTARFQTSRLLPAPLLSMDDLPRFGEGGVGGAWAVLRDGAVGENHLLPTQQGRGHAQRSGQFHDDVTYGYQFHLPKPQDRQALTGLTLDTWMKKVRVEIWLPELRGLTDVDVTPEQMQQMVK; this is translated from the coding sequence ATGACACCCGCCCCCACGCTCTCTTTCACCGACCAGGTGCGGCACCAGCTCCGCCGCGAGTGGCAGCAGCACCGCCTGTGGGCCCTGGCCCTGGTGGGCTTCATCGCCCTGCGCGCGGCCTACCTCACGCAGCCCTTTTGGCACGCCTTTGCGGGCTACAAAGGTGAGCCCTACTGGCTGCAGTACCTGGCCCTGTTTTTCCCTGCCATCCTCTTCATGCGCGTGGTCATGGCAGAGCCGCTGGCCAGCACGGACCTGGGCACCCTCACGCGTCCGCTCAGCCGCTGGGCGCTGGTGGTGGGCAAAGGGGTCTTTCTCACGCTGGCGGTGCTGCTGCCCTGGATACTGGCAGATGCGTGGCAGTGGCGCGGTTTTGGCCACAGCCCGGGCACCTGGGTGGCGCTGCTGCTGGGCAGTGCGCAGGCGGGGCTGATGCTGGCGCTGCTGTTCGGCGCGCTGGCCAGTCTGACCACGTCGGTGGCGCAGTTGTCGTTCCTTTTGTTAGGCCTGGTGGCCTTTTACGTCGGCATGGACATCGGGCTGACGGAGCTGCGCACCTTCATCCGCTGGAACCAGGCGGGCCGGACAGGTCCACCCTTTGGTCAGGCCAGTGCGTTTTTACATTCGCTGGCTTACCTGGTGCCCAGCCTCCTCTTTCTGGCGGTCCTCCTCGTGCAGGCCATCGGGCGGCGGCGCTGGCTCGCGGGTGCCCTGCTGGCGCTGGGCGTCACGCTAGGCTTGGCCGTGCCGCAGTTTTGGTTAGGCCTGAAGTGGCTGGAGCTGCCCCTGCCTGCCTACACGGGAAGCGCGCTGACCATTACCCCCGGTCCTGCCCCCGCCCCGGTGGCTGGCCAGGCCCCGCAGCCCCTGTGGCCCACGCTGCACCTATCTGGCCTGCCCCCTCGGCACATGGCCATGGTGGTCCACTTTGCCCCAGCCGGGCTGGATCTGAACAAGGCGCGGGTGAACTGGCGCAAAAACCAGGACCCCTACTTCTGGATGGATGAAAACATGACGCAGCGGCAGCATGACCGGGCGAAGATTTTGTTAGGCCAGTACCCCAGCACCCAGCTCTCCTACACCAGCCCCTACTTTGGCCAGGTTAGACGTTCGCCTTTGAGCCAGGTCCTTGGCCCCACGCTGCCCACCCAGCCCTGGCAACTGCGCCTGGCGGTGTATGAGATGCGCAAGCTGGTGGACCTGCCCTTGGCCGATTTTCTCCACAGCCCGCCCAGCTTCCTGCTGAAGAGTGGTCGCCGCCTGGAATTCCAGCCGCTGCAGGAGACACGCAGCAGCTACCTGCTGCCCTGGACCGCTCGCTTTCAGACCAGTCGCCTGCTGCCCGCACCGCTTTTGTCGATGGATGACCTGCCGCGCTTTGGCGAAGGCGGTGTGGGCGGGGCCTGGGCCGTGCTGCGGGATGGGGCCGTAGGGGAAAATCATCTCCTGCCCACCCAGCAAGGGCGTGGCCATGCCCAGCGCAGCGGTCAGTTTCACGATGACGTGACCTACGGCTACCAATTTCACCTGCCGAAACCCCAGGATCGCCAGGCCCTGACCGGCCTCACCCTGGACACCTGGATGAAAAAGGTGCGCGTGGAGATCTGGCTGCCCGAACTCCGTGGCCTCACGGACGTGGACGTGACACCGGAACAGATGCAGCAGATGGTGAAGTGA
- the tnpA gene encoding IS200/IS605 family transposase, whose protein sequence is MPSTYSSLHYHLIFSTKNREPLIQTAWRARLHEYLGGMVRGLGGVSLGVGGVSDHVHLLVGLKPTHCLADVMRDLKKDATHWVQTTVGERGFFWQEGYAAITVSPPGLPGVRNYIAHQEEHHRQRGFREELKEILTQAGIPFDERYLD, encoded by the coding sequence ATGCCGTCCACTTACAGCTCGTTGCATTATCACCTGATATTTTCCACCAAGAACCGGGAACCGCTCATCCAAACTGCTTGGCGGGCTCGTCTGCATGAATACCTCGGCGGCATGGTGCGGGGTTTGGGAGGCGTCAGTTTAGGGGTGGGTGGGGTGAGTGATCACGTCCATCTTCTCGTGGGTTTGAAGCCCACGCATTGCCTCGCGGATGTGATGCGGGATTTGAAAAAGGATGCCACTCACTGGGTGCAGACCACCGTGGGTGAAAGAGGCTTCTTTTGGCAAGAAGGTTACGCCGCCATCACCGTGAGTCCTCCTGGCCTGCCAGGCGTGCGCAACTACATCGCCCATCAAGAGGAACACCATCGCCAGCGAGGGTTTCGGGAAGAGTTGAAGGAGATTTTGACCCAAGCGGGCATTCCGTTCGACGAGCGTTATCTGGATTGA
- a CDS encoding MBL fold metallo-hydrolase, translating to MIHDPAPDHGGPALLGSSGQPHPPLIQAARQTNRIGLMPTEGWRKRNLQYFGEVLIPSLLAARKPGRIVDGVPLVTAREIGITWLGHAGFFAQIDGVNLLIDPNWALWHGPIKRLRHPSVWASDLPPIDLVLVTHAHYDHLHLPSLRRVARGQPIIVPKGVGSIVKRAGFGQVVELETWQRAKFRDLRITLTPARHWGARMIHDTHRGFGGYLISSPTRSLFHCGDSSLFDGFQEIGQRADIDLALMPIGAYQAPSGRPVHMNPEEALDAFAMLRAQNMVPMHHDTFPLGGEPIHEPAARLLAATAARQLQDRVRILHEGESALY from the coding sequence ATGATTCACGATCCTGCACCGGACCACGGTGGGCCTGCTCTTTTGGGCAGCTCAGGGCAGCCGCATCCCCCTCTCATCCAGGCGGCGCGGCAGACCAACCGCATCGGCCTCATGCCCACGGAGGGCTGGCGAAAGCGCAACCTGCAATACTTTGGCGAGGTGCTCATCCCCTCCCTGCTGGCCGCGCGCAAGCCGGGCCGCATCGTGGATGGCGTGCCGCTGGTGACCGCGCGGGAGATCGGCATCACCTGGCTGGGGCATGCCGGGTTTTTTGCCCAGATTGACGGCGTGAATCTCTTGATCGACCCCAACTGGGCCCTGTGGCACGGCCCCATCAAGCGCCTGCGCCACCCCAGCGTGTGGGCCAGTGACCTGCCGCCCATTGACCTCGTGCTGGTCACGCACGCGCACTATGACCACCTGCACCTGCCCAGCCTGCGCCGCGTGGCCCGGGGGCAGCCCATCATCGTGCCGAAAGGCGTGGGCAGCATCGTCAAACGCGCCGGTTTCGGCCAGGTGGTGGAGCTGGAAACATGGCAGCGGGCGAAGTTCCGCGACCTCCGCATCACCCTCACCCCGGCCCGCCACTGGGGCGCGCGGATGATCCATGACACGCATCGCGGTTTCGGCGGTTACTTGATCAGCTCCCCCACCCGCAGCCTCTTTCACTGTGGGGACAGCAGCTTGTTTGATGGCTTTCAGGAGATCGGTCAGCGGGCCGATATTGACCTGGCCCTCATGCCCATCGGCGCCTATCAGGCCCCCAGCGGCCGCCCCGTGCACATGAATCCCGAGGAAGCGCTGGACGCCTTTGCCATGCTGCGCGCGCAAAACATGGTGCCCATGCACCACGATACCTTCCCACTCGGTGGCGAGCCCATCCACGAGCCCGCCGCCCGCCTCCTGGCCGCCACCGCCGCCCGCCAACTCCAAGACCGCGTCCGCATCCTCCACGAAGGCGAATCCGCGCTGTATTGA
- a CDS encoding amidohydrolase family protein — protein MLKIPLSPKMRFCCVQALGLTSLFLATVAQGTLPGPPGEAPVTVIDLHAHVFNAHDLPLAGLLNALGAPLGVNVALAKVINAATVDDLDGPMPNVVSPLTLTSEGMGEEFLKNAQSRSGDPDLSSLFAVLRPEERDQLFEFVGESSDPELEKLNALKGVELEVEVLTRAMAKIGFPPEEHGEKKSDELSLKANLPGYLSFLGVMMNGNLRIARQLESTEYPAVDLFIHHMMDMEKAYAAKPVVPFSQQVTRMAKLDRRFGGKFLHFTAYDPFRGEDALPSVIRGLKAGAIGVKFYPPSGYSAVNNQLPPKPSRFKPGSRKRWFSRYENLDAAQLDSLNEKLFAYCETHSIPIFTHCTPSGFEADDGYGGMANPKYWAVVLKKHKKLRLCFGHAGGHSYWFPAATPNVVEKAEADFGEQVVNLCLEYPHVYCEVAYLDQILSEAGKTAFKAKLASVIDKPSKDGTWKFGNKLMYGSDWHMIHKEPRHKEYPQAFNGLFTDAPLKRWQRAFFARNALDYLEFKKVIEKPWVTKDQKKYWQQLMTDSAAGPASGTE, from the coding sequence ATGCTCAAGATACCCTTATCTCCTAAAATGCGGTTTTGCTGTGTCCAGGCCCTTGGCCTCACCAGTCTGTTTTTAGCCACGGTCGCTCAAGGTACACTGCCTGGTCCTCCGGGAGAAGCTCCCGTTACAGTGATCGACCTTCATGCCCACGTCTTCAATGCCCATGATTTACCACTCGCAGGGCTATTAAATGCGCTGGGTGCTCCCCTCGGCGTAAATGTGGCTTTGGCCAAGGTCATCAATGCAGCAACGGTGGATGACCTGGATGGGCCGATGCCCAATGTGGTTTCGCCCCTGACTCTGACGAGTGAGGGGATGGGCGAGGAGTTTTTGAAAAATGCTCAGTCCCGTTCGGGAGATCCAGATCTAAGCTCGCTCTTTGCGGTGCTACGTCCGGAGGAGAGAGACCAACTGTTTGAATTCGTCGGAGAATCCAGCGACCCCGAATTGGAGAAGCTAAATGCACTCAAAGGGGTGGAACTGGAAGTGGAGGTGCTGACTCGCGCGATGGCCAAGATAGGCTTCCCACCTGAAGAACATGGAGAGAAAAAATCCGACGAGCTATCCTTAAAGGCCAACCTGCCCGGTTATCTTTCCTTTTTGGGTGTGATGATGAATGGCAATCTCCGCATCGCGCGTCAGCTCGAGTCCACGGAATATCCGGCGGTGGATCTTTTTATCCATCACATGATGGACATGGAAAAGGCCTACGCCGCAAAGCCTGTGGTGCCTTTCTCCCAGCAGGTCACACGCATGGCCAAGTTGGATCGACGGTTTGGCGGTAAGTTTCTGCATTTCACTGCCTATGATCCTTTCCGCGGTGAAGATGCCCTCCCCAGCGTGATACGTGGGCTCAAAGCGGGAGCGATCGGGGTAAAATTTTATCCGCCGAGTGGCTACAGCGCTGTTAATAACCAGCTCCCTCCGAAGCCTTCACGCTTCAAACCGGGATCTCGCAAACGCTGGTTTTCACGTTATGAAAACCTCGATGCTGCCCAACTGGATAGCCTGAATGAAAAGCTCTTTGCCTACTGCGAAACCCACAGCATCCCGATTTTCACGCACTGCACGCCGAGCGGGTTTGAAGCCGATGATGGTTACGGGGGAATGGCCAATCCAAAATACTGGGCGGTGGTGCTGAAGAAGCATAAAAAACTCCGGCTATGCTTTGGCCATGCGGGCGGTCATTCGTATTGGTTCCCGGCAGCGACTCCTAACGTGGTGGAAAAGGCGGAAGCCGATTTTGGCGAACAAGTGGTTAATCTCTGCCTCGAGTACCCTCATGTTTATTGTGAAGTGGCCTACTTGGATCAAATCCTCAGCGAGGCTGGAAAGACGGCATTCAAAGCCAAACTGGCGAGCGTGATTGATAAGCCGTCTAAGGACGGTACTTGGAAATTTGGTAACAAGCTGATGTATGGGTCTGACTGGCACATGATTCATAAAGAGCCGCGCCATAAGGAGTATCCTCAGGCCTTTAATGGCCTCTTCACTGACGCTCCTCTCAAGCGGTGGCAGAGAGCTTTTTTTGCGCGGAATGCGCTGGACTATTTAGAGTTCAAGAAGGTGATCGAAAAGCCTTGGGTGACGAAGGACCAAAAAAAATACTGGCAGCAACTGATGACCGACAGCGCAGCCGGCCCGGCGTCTGGAACAGAATGA
- a CDS encoding portal protein has translation MNAPNQELCNHLLERYGALHAARAPWVSLWQELGDYLMPRKFGGRAATAPGTGREARLFDTTGIHANTVLANGQLAWITPLGGNWFSFAPPAPFKKSETVKQWLQECTDIVRDLLANSSNFYTVVHEFYLDRSCFGTAAMYVEAGKRQALNFRVFPVGSFCIDEDDEGHVDTVFREMEMTARQCELRFGREALPKKILDCLASKDAARVNDRFKIIHAIFPRTPEEMRPEGGPLGMPVASVYIEASSRAVLLHSGYSSMPAMVSRFLEWNNGLGGMYGWSPAWAALPEARQLNLLQMWMDALAEKKAFPPVLKPASMEGEIDLSAGGITEYDDSLGPNAAVPREFGLAGDFNAGLQRIQERQNAIRKHFHVDLFEMFGMQGKQMTATEVNARVREKVVQISPSFARLTTELLNPLLQRVFSLCLEGGYLPQPPAEMVQRVSETVGEVASPMLAYQSRLDIELRSMGDAAFERYLGQLQAIASFDPATLDNVNFDEPARALAAGNGLPHSYLRPVRDRDGLRSQRAEQQAQQQQLAMAEQASKAAANASKVDPETLQQLTGAA, from the coding sequence ATGAATGCGCCTAACCAAGAATTGTGCAATCACTTGCTGGAGCGCTACGGTGCGCTGCATGCAGCGCGTGCGCCGTGGGTCAGCCTGTGGCAGGAGCTGGGGGATTACCTGATGCCGCGCAAGTTCGGCGGTCGGGCGGCCACCGCGCCGGGCACGGGGCGGGAGGCGCGGCTGTTTGACACCACCGGCATCCATGCAAATACGGTGCTGGCGAATGGTCAACTGGCCTGGATCACGCCGCTAGGGGGGAACTGGTTTTCCTTTGCGCCGCCCGCGCCCTTTAAGAAGAGCGAGACGGTGAAACAGTGGCTGCAAGAGTGCACAGACATCGTGCGGGATCTCCTGGCGAATTCGTCGAACTTTTACACCGTGGTGCATGAGTTTTACCTGGATCGTTCCTGCTTCGGCACAGCGGCCATGTATGTGGAGGCGGGCAAACGCCAGGCGCTGAATTTCCGCGTGTTTCCGGTGGGCTCCTTCTGCATTGATGAAGACGATGAAGGCCACGTGGACACCGTCTTTCGCGAGATGGAAATGACGGCGCGGCAATGTGAGCTGCGCTTTGGCCGCGAGGCCCTGCCAAAGAAGATACTGGACTGCCTGGCCAGCAAGGATGCGGCGCGGGTGAATGATCGGTTCAAGATCATCCACGCCATCTTTCCCCGCACGCCGGAGGAGATGCGGCCAGAGGGCGGGCCGCTGGGCATGCCGGTGGCTTCCGTTTACATCGAGGCCTCTTCCCGCGCCGTGCTGCTGCACAGTGGTTACTCCTCCATGCCGGCCATGGTGTCGCGCTTTTTGGAGTGGAACAATGGGTTAGGCGGCATGTATGGGTGGTCGCCAGCCTGGGCCGCGCTGCCCGAGGCACGGCAGCTGAATCTGCTGCAAATGTGGATGGATGCGCTGGCGGAGAAAAAGGCCTTTCCGCCTGTGCTGAAACCCGCCTCCATGGAGGGTGAGATTGACCTCTCCGCCGGGGGTATCACGGAGTATGATGACAGCCTGGGGCCGAATGCAGCGGTGCCGCGTGAGTTTGGCCTGGCGGGGGATTTCAATGCGGGCCTGCAGCGCATCCAGGAGCGGCAAAACGCCATCCGCAAACACTTCCACGTGGACCTGTTTGAGATGTTCGGCATGCAGGGGAAGCAGATGACGGCCACGGAGGTGAATGCGCGGGTGCGAGAAAAGGTGGTGCAGATTTCCCCCTCCTTTGCCCGCCTAACCACTGAGTTGCTCAATCCCCTGTTGCAGCGCGTTTTCTCCTTGTGCCTGGAGGGCGGCTACCTGCCGCAGCCCCCGGCGGAGATGGTGCAGCGCGTGAGTGAAACCGTGGGCGAGGTGGCCAGCCCCATGCTGGCGTATCAGTCGCGGCTGGACATCGAACTCCGCAGCATGGGCGATGCCGCCTTTGAGCGGTACCTGGGCCAGCTCCAGGCCATCGCCAGCTTTGATCCCGCCACGCTGGACAATGTCAACTTTGACGAACCTGCCCGCGCCCTGGCTGCTGGCAATGGCCTGCCTCACAGCTACCTGCGCCCGGTGCGGGATCGCGATGGACTGCGCAGCCAGCGGGCGGAGCAGCAGGCCCAGCAGCAGCAACTGGCCATGGCTGAGCAGGCCAGCAAAGCCGCGGCGAATGCGAGTAAGGTGGACCCTGAAACCCTGCAACAACTGACCGGTGCCGCATGA
- a CDS encoding 2OG-Fe(II) oxygenase, whose protein sequence is MKAWWQLFSEAFTPAECQGLIDYALTHPVQQGSIGHGGANKVNPNIRRSKVRWLGRQDAKLFPFYARIADMAERANNHAFGFDLRQFRELQFTEYDAGDEGHYGWHEDNAWKAGLEVERKMSMVIQLSDPADYEGGRLELQNDPLGPEQFTRRGDVLFFPAFNRHRVTPVTRGRRYSLVTWFTGPAFR, encoded by the coding sequence ATGAAAGCCTGGTGGCAACTTTTTTCTGAAGCCTTCACCCCGGCGGAATGCCAGGGGCTGATCGACTACGCGCTCACTCATCCGGTGCAGCAGGGCAGCATCGGCCATGGCGGTGCCAATAAGGTCAATCCGAACATCCGGCGTTCTAAAGTTCGCTGGTTAGGCCGCCAGGATGCGAAGCTCTTCCCCTTCTATGCCCGCATCGCTGACATGGCCGAGCGAGCGAACAATCACGCCTTCGGCTTTGACCTGCGGCAGTTTCGCGAGCTGCAATTCACCGAGTACGATGCCGGTGATGAAGGCCACTACGGCTGGCATGAGGACAATGCGTGGAAGGCCGGGCTGGAGGTGGAACGCAAGATGTCCATGGTCATCCAGCTCAGCGACCCTGCGGACTACGAAGGCGGGCGGCTGGAGCTGCAAAACGATCCGTTAGGCCCAGAGCAATTCACCCGCCGGGGCGATGTCCTGTTTTTCCCTGCCTTCAATCGGCACCGCGTCACGCCCGTCACCCGTGGCCGTCGGTACTCCCTGGTGACCTGGTTCACTGGCCCTGCCTTCCGATGA
- a CDS encoding DUF1353 domain-containing protein — MPRQPQISALENPGLFFGRPLYALEGDWTFTVAGHGSFTIPSGYRFDGASVPQVLWGFPFGYTPFGVHIGAALEHDWLCDTRVIPHTAAHAHFYRRLQEDGLRPGQAWMMGRAVQLFGPRWKMPVKK; from the coding sequence ATGCCACGTCAGCCGCAAATCTCTGCCTTAGAAAATCCCGGCCTGTTCTTTGGGCGGCCCCTGTATGCCCTGGAGGGGGACTGGACCTTCACCGTGGCAGGCCACGGCAGCTTCACCATCCCCTCCGGCTATCGGTTTGATGGTGCCAGCGTGCCGCAGGTCCTGTGGGGTTTCCCCTTCGGTTACACCCCCTTCGGCGTGCACATCGGCGCGGCGCTGGAGCATGACTGGCTGTGTGATACCCGGGTGATCCCACACACCGCCGCCCATGCCCACTTTTACCGCCGCCTGCAGGAAGACGGCCTGCGCCCAGGCCAGGCCTGGATGATGGGGCGGGCTGTGCAGCTCTTTGGCCCGCGCTGGAAAATGCCCGTGAAAAAGTAA
- a CDS encoding fibronectin type III domain-containing protein yields the protein MQLGHGIALLTPPRSASGPVLVNLTPPQISFSSSQPRGYAGDTATATPGTWAGAPTAYAYQWRINGSPIPGATSSSYAIPSGIPATQALTCRVTATSATGSTFSDSSPRPLHRTLYYKSEISSDWFGGDWFLESEGITESTDPATHDRVVINQLLNEGQPEGLLLDHVLIENAEVWLTGITCRQLVVQGGTACGMITVTGHALFENSAIMAGELSAPTATFHANSTLQGVAFITDHVTFSDSSGQNGNLTGNATFGIECSNNGSTEGSLTFQFGSYNHGSIIGYAAFYGSVSNSQPINGDAQFNDDSINYGSITGNLELQGNAQNYGDIAGTASVYHPSTFPMGGSAAHIYYYGYVFGCTNSSATNYDPSANTDDGTCYYEPPPGDPPGLFNAITIAGNYGSEGSPGLDLSWEYSSNASGFYITLYDAAVTEMTTLDVGYAFEVTSAFLGVLSPQTPYHLKVTAYNAYGSTDWYNGIAPYLIEG from the coding sequence ATGCAGCTCGGACACGGCATCGCCCTCCTCACCCCACCGCGCAGCGCCTCCGGGCCTGTGCTGGTGAATCTCACCCCACCGCAGATCAGCTTCAGCAGCAGTCAGCCGCGTGGCTACGCGGGAGATACCGCCACTGCCACCCCCGGCACCTGGGCAGGCGCACCCACCGCCTATGCGTATCAATGGCGCATCAATGGCAGCCCCATCCCAGGGGCCACCAGCAGCAGCTACGCCATCCCCAGCGGCATCCCTGCCACCCAGGCCCTCACCTGCCGCGTCACCGCCACCAGTGCCACGGGCAGCACTTTCAGTGACAGCAGCCCGCGCCCTCTGCACCGCACGCTTTATTATAAAAGCGAAATCTCCAGCGACTGGTTCGGCGGTGACTGGTTCCTGGAAAGCGAAGGCATCACCGAATCTACCGACCCCGCCACGCATGACCGCGTGGTCATCAACCAACTCCTCAATGAAGGCCAGCCCGAAGGCCTGCTGCTGGACCACGTCCTCATTGAAAATGCGGAAGTCTGGCTCACCGGCATCACCTGCCGTCAACTCGTGGTCCAGGGTGGCACCGCCTGCGGCATGATCACCGTGACGGGTCACGCGCTCTTTGAAAACAGCGCCATCATGGCCGGAGAGCTCAGCGCCCCCACCGCCACCTTCCACGCGAATTCCACCCTCCAGGGCGTCGCTTTCATCACAGATCATGTCACCTTCAGCGATAGCAGCGGGCAAAACGGCAACCTCACAGGCAATGCCACCTTCGGCATCGAATGCAGCAACAACGGCAGCACTGAAGGCAGCCTCACCTTCCAGTTCGGGAGTTACAATCATGGTAGCATCATCGGTTATGCCGCCTTTTACGGCAGCGTGAGCAATAGCCAGCCCATCAATGGCGATGCCCAGTTCAATGACGACAGCATCAACTACGGCAGCATCACCGGGAACCTCGAATTGCAGGGGAATGCACAGAACTACGGTGACATCGCAGGCACCGCCAGCGTGTATCATCCCTCCACCTTTCCCATGGGCGGTAGCGCGGCCCACATCTACTACTACGGCTACGTCTTTGGCTGCACAAATTCCTCCGCCACCAACTATGACCCCTCCGCCAATACGGACGATGGCACCTGCTATTACGAACCACCCCCGGGTGATCCCCCTGGCCTTTTTAATGCCATCACCATCGCGGGCAATTACGGCAGCGAAGGCAGCCCCGGCCTGGACCTGAGCTGGGAATACTCCAGCAACGCCAGCGGCTTTTACATCACCCTCTACGATGCCGCAGTGACAGAGATGACCACGCTGGATGTGGGCTACGCCTTTGAAGTCACCAGCGCCTTCCTGGGCGTGCTCTCACCGCAGACCCCGTACCACCTCAAAGTCACCGCCTACAACGCCTACGGCAGCACCGACTGGTACAACGGCATCGCCCCTTACCTCATCGAAGGATGA
- a CDS encoding CHAP domain-containing protein: MNLPGKIIEIATAEIGVEEENGSNCGPRVNSYKAATWLPADKPWPWCAAFVCWVIQQALKVTGIPETPTFQRPQTAGAWDFETWSKKQDTTTWTKKPHGGDILPGDIIIFTFSHIGIAQSAPLPDGTLWTIEGNTDAAGSREGGGVFRKRRKLSQIRSRIRFRV; this comes from the coding sequence ATGAACCTACCCGGAAAAATCATTGAAATTGCCACCGCAGAAATCGGCGTAGAAGAGGAAAACGGAAGCAACTGCGGACCCCGAGTGAACTCCTATAAAGCCGCCACCTGGCTGCCTGCCGATAAACCTTGGCCCTGGTGCGCAGCCTTTGTCTGTTGGGTCATTCAACAAGCCTTGAAGGTCACCGGAATACCAGAAACACCGACCTTCCAGCGACCTCAAACAGCGGGTGCTTGGGACTTTGAAACCTGGTCCAAAAAACAAGACACCACCACGTGGACCAAGAAGCCCCATGGCGGCGATATTCTACCGGGTGACATCATCATCTTCACCTTTTCACACATCGGCATCGCCCAGAGCGCCCCCCTTCCTGACGGCACCCTATGGACCATCGAAGGGAACACGGACGCCGCTGGCAGTCGCGAAGGAGGCGGCGTCTTTCGCAAACGCCGCAAGCTCTCCCAAATTCGCAGCCGAATTCGCTTTCGAGTTTAA